A window of the Narcine bancroftii isolate sNarBan1 chromosome 4, sNarBan1.hap1, whole genome shotgun sequence genome harbors these coding sequences:
- the LOC138762122 gene encoding nuclear receptor subfamily 4 group A member 2 isoform X2, with protein sequence MPCVQAQYGSSPQGASPASQSYSYHSGEHCSDFLTPEFVKFSMDLTNTEITATTSLPSFSTFMENYSTNYDVKPPCLYQMPLSNQQSAIKIEDIQMNGYHQTNHLQHPPEEMMHSGSMYYKPSPPPTPTPPGFQVQHSPLWDDPSSLHSFSQNYVATTHMIDQRKSPVSRLSLFSFKQSPPGTPVSSCQMRFDNPLHISMNPETGGGHHVVDSQNFAVPNPIRKQANVGFPGLQIGHGSQLMDNQVPSPPSRNSPSNEGLCAVCGDNAACQHYGVRTCEGCKGFFKRTVQKNAKYVCLANKNCPVDKRRRNRCQYCRFQKCLVVGMVKEVVRTDSLKGRRGRLPSKPKSPQEPSPPSPPVSLITALVRAHVDSNPAMSNLDYSRFQSNPEYQLSGGDTEHIQQFYDLLTGSMEIIRGWAEKIPGYTDLLKEDQDLLFESAFLELFVLRLAYRSNPVDGKLIFCNGVVFHRLQCVRGFGEWIDSIIDFSSNLHSLNIDISAFSCIAALAMVTERHGLKEPKKVEELQNKIVNCLKDHVTFNGGNVNRPNYLSKLLGKLPELRTLCTQGLQRIFYLKLEDLVPPPTIIDKLFLDTLPF encoded by the exons ATGCCCTGTGTTCAAGCTCAGTATGGGTCATCGCCACAAGGAGCCAGTCCTGCCTCTCAGAGCTACAGCTAtcacagtggggaacactgctctGACTTCTTAACACCAGAGTTCGTCAAGTTCAGCATGGATCTCACTAACACTGAAATCACAGCTACCACATCACTGCCAAGCTTCAGCACTTTTATGGAGAATTACAGCACCAATTACGACGTGAAACCCCCTTGCTTGTACCAGATGCCACTGTCCAACCAGCAGTCTGCCATCAAAATCGAAGACATCCAGATGAACGGTTATCACCAAACGAACCACCTACAGCATCCACCAGAGGAGATGATGCATTCTGGCTCCATGTATTACAAGCCAtctccaccccctaccccaacacCTCCAGGCTTCCAGGTCCAACATAGCCCATTGTGGGATGATCCCAGCTCTCTTCACAGCTTTTCTCAAAACTATGTAGCTACCACCCATATGATAGATCAGCGGAAGTCACCCGTTTCAAGactctctctcttctccttcaAGCAGTCTCCTCCCGGTACCCCAGTGTCTAGCTGTCAAATGAGGTTTGATAACCCCTTACATATTTCTATGAACCCGGAGACGGGGGGTGGGCATCACGTGGTGGACAGCCAGAACTTCGCTGTCCCCAATCCCATCAGAAAACAAGCAAATGTGGGGTTCCCCGGTCTCCAGATCGGTCATGGGTCTCAGCTGATGGACAACCAGGTACCATCACCTCCATCTCGAAACTCTCCATCAAACGAAGGCCTTTGCGCAGTCTGCGGAGACAACGCTGCCTGCCAGCACTACGGAGTCCGCACTTGCGAGGGCTGTAAAGGCTTTTTCAAG CGAACTGTGCAGAAAAACGCCAAGTATGTTTGTTTGGCAAATAAGAATTGTCCAGTTGACAAGCGCCGTCGTAACAGGTGCCAATACTGTCGCTTTCAGAAGTGCCTCGTCGTTGGCATGGTGAAAGAAG TGGTTCGTACGGATAGCCTGAAAGGTCGCAGAGGACGCCTCCCGTCCAAGCCGAAGAGCCCCCAAGAGCCGTCTCCGCCGTCTCCTCCAGTCAGTCTCATCACAGCCTTGGTCAGAGCGCACGTCGACTCCAACCCTGCCATGTCCAACCTCGATTACTCTCGA TTCCAGTCCAACCCCGAATACCAACTGAGCGGCGGGGACACGGAGCACATCCAGCAGTTCTATGACCTTCTGACCGGCTCTATGGAAATCATCCGCGGTTGGGCAGAAAAGATCCCTGGCTACACCGACCTTTTAAAAGAGGACCAAGACCTACTTTTTGAATCGGCTTTTCTGGAACTGTTCGTCCTGAGACTGGCCTACCG GTCCAACCCCGTGGACGGCAAGCTAATATTTTGCAATGGGGTGGTGTTTCACAGACTGCAGTGCGTCCGTGGCTTCGGTGAATGGATAGATTCAATCATCGACTTTTCGTCCAACCTGCACAGTCTGAACATAGACATTTCAGCCTTTTCCTGCATTGCTGCTCTCGCCATGGTAACAG AGCGACATGGACTGAAGGAACCCAAGAAGGTGGAAGagctgcaaaataaaattgtgaaCTGTCTCAAGGACCACGTGACTTTCAACGGTGGGAACGTAAATCGTCCAAACTACTTGTCCAAACTTTTGGGGAAATTGCCAGAACTCCGCACCCTCTGCACACAAGGTCTCCAGCGCATCTTTTACCTGAAGCTCGAGGACCTCGTCCCACCCCCAACAATAATTGATAAGCTCTTCCTCGACACACTCCCCTTCTGA
- the LOC138762122 gene encoding nuclear receptor subfamily 4 group A member 2 isoform X1, with translation MLDIVVTLFLARRFHDRLRFSKHPEFCSSRTQATTVSTFHFFHLAEAMPCVQAQYGSSPQGASPASQSYSYHSGEHCSDFLTPEFVKFSMDLTNTEITATTSLPSFSTFMENYSTNYDVKPPCLYQMPLSNQQSAIKIEDIQMNGYHQTNHLQHPPEEMMHSGSMYYKPSPPPTPTPPGFQVQHSPLWDDPSSLHSFSQNYVATTHMIDQRKSPVSRLSLFSFKQSPPGTPVSSCQMRFDNPLHISMNPETGGGHHVVDSQNFAVPNPIRKQANVGFPGLQIGHGSQLMDNQVPSPPSRNSPSNEGLCAVCGDNAACQHYGVRTCEGCKGFFKRTVQKNAKYVCLANKNCPVDKRRRNRCQYCRFQKCLVVGMVKEVVRTDSLKGRRGRLPSKPKSPQEPSPPSPPVSLITALVRAHVDSNPAMSNLDYSRFQSNPEYQLSGGDTEHIQQFYDLLTGSMEIIRGWAEKIPGYTDLLKEDQDLLFESAFLELFVLRLAYRSNPVDGKLIFCNGVVFHRLQCVRGFGEWIDSIIDFSSNLHSLNIDISAFSCIAALAMVTERHGLKEPKKVEELQNKIVNCLKDHVTFNGGNVNRPNYLSKLLGKLPELRTLCTQGLQRIFYLKLEDLVPPPTIIDKLFLDTLPF, from the exons atgctGGACATAGTGGTGACTCTCTTCCTTGCg AGACGGTTTCATGATAGATTGCGATTCAGCAAACACCCCGAATTCTGCTCATCAAGAACACAAGCCACAACAGTGTCTACTTTTCATTTCTTTCACTTGGCAGAAG CCATGCCCTGTGTTCAAGCTCAGTATGGGTCATCGCCACAAGGAGCCAGTCCTGCCTCTCAGAGCTACAGCTAtcacagtggggaacactgctctGACTTCTTAACACCAGAGTTCGTCAAGTTCAGCATGGATCTCACTAACACTGAAATCACAGCTACCACATCACTGCCAAGCTTCAGCACTTTTATGGAGAATTACAGCACCAATTACGACGTGAAACCCCCTTGCTTGTACCAGATGCCACTGTCCAACCAGCAGTCTGCCATCAAAATCGAAGACATCCAGATGAACGGTTATCACCAAACGAACCACCTACAGCATCCACCAGAGGAGATGATGCATTCTGGCTCCATGTATTACAAGCCAtctccaccccctaccccaacacCTCCAGGCTTCCAGGTCCAACATAGCCCATTGTGGGATGATCCCAGCTCTCTTCACAGCTTTTCTCAAAACTATGTAGCTACCACCCATATGATAGATCAGCGGAAGTCACCCGTTTCAAGactctctctcttctccttcaAGCAGTCTCCTCCCGGTACCCCAGTGTCTAGCTGTCAAATGAGGTTTGATAACCCCTTACATATTTCTATGAACCCGGAGACGGGGGGTGGGCATCACGTGGTGGACAGCCAGAACTTCGCTGTCCCCAATCCCATCAGAAAACAAGCAAATGTGGGGTTCCCCGGTCTCCAGATCGGTCATGGGTCTCAGCTGATGGACAACCAGGTACCATCACCTCCATCTCGAAACTCTCCATCAAACGAAGGCCTTTGCGCAGTCTGCGGAGACAACGCTGCCTGCCAGCACTACGGAGTCCGCACTTGCGAGGGCTGTAAAGGCTTTTTCAAG CGAACTGTGCAGAAAAACGCCAAGTATGTTTGTTTGGCAAATAAGAATTGTCCAGTTGACAAGCGCCGTCGTAACAGGTGCCAATACTGTCGCTTTCAGAAGTGCCTCGTCGTTGGCATGGTGAAAGAAG TGGTTCGTACGGATAGCCTGAAAGGTCGCAGAGGACGCCTCCCGTCCAAGCCGAAGAGCCCCCAAGAGCCGTCTCCGCCGTCTCCTCCAGTCAGTCTCATCACAGCCTTGGTCAGAGCGCACGTCGACTCCAACCCTGCCATGTCCAACCTCGATTACTCTCGA TTCCAGTCCAACCCCGAATACCAACTGAGCGGCGGGGACACGGAGCACATCCAGCAGTTCTATGACCTTCTGACCGGCTCTATGGAAATCATCCGCGGTTGGGCAGAAAAGATCCCTGGCTACACCGACCTTTTAAAAGAGGACCAAGACCTACTTTTTGAATCGGCTTTTCTGGAACTGTTCGTCCTGAGACTGGCCTACCG GTCCAACCCCGTGGACGGCAAGCTAATATTTTGCAATGGGGTGGTGTTTCACAGACTGCAGTGCGTCCGTGGCTTCGGTGAATGGATAGATTCAATCATCGACTTTTCGTCCAACCTGCACAGTCTGAACATAGACATTTCAGCCTTTTCCTGCATTGCTGCTCTCGCCATGGTAACAG AGCGACATGGACTGAAGGAACCCAAGAAGGTGGAAGagctgcaaaataaaattgtgaaCTGTCTCAAGGACCACGTGACTTTCAACGGTGGGAACGTAAATCGTCCAAACTACTTGTCCAAACTTTTGGGGAAATTGCCAGAACTCCGCACCCTCTGCACACAAGGTCTCCAGCGCATCTTTTACCTGAAGCTCGAGGACCTCGTCCCACCCCCAACAATAATTGATAAGCTCTTCCTCGACACACTCCCCTTCTGA